Genomic DNA from Perca flavescens isolate YP-PL-M2 chromosome 14, PFLA_1.0, whole genome shotgun sequence:
attcccccagcctgcctatggtccccaattggcttgaaatggttaaaggtgtaaaccgagccctgggtatcctgctctgcctttgagaaaatgaaagctcagatgggccgatctggaatcttgctgtAGGATAGCCATATCATTTTATTGAGAGTGATTAAAATCCTGTCCTCGAGTGAAGCATTCTTCACTGCCAGGATCTTGGATGACCAATTTGATTGCGCTCACTATAAGATCAGGTTTTAGTGAGAAGATAGGAGCCGAGGTCCAGCCATCCTCTGGGAATTAGCTGTTTTATTCCAGTCTGTGTTATGTGCATATAATAGTGAGGCCTATCATCTTTGTCTACACACAATCAGACCTGCTCAATTGTTTATTCATAAACCTCGCTGCAAGAGAAATCTTGGTGGATTGTTTGGCCTGTTGGGATTAGACCAGTTTAAGTTTGTTCCTCCTTCAGTTAATGCTTCCTGCTTTGTATTGTCCTCAACATAATTTGCTGATTCACTCTGTGGACTTATTAGCCCCCGTCTTTTATTTATAGTCCTCAAGGATGGTGAGCATTTATTAGATGGTTTACACAGACTCTTAAAAATGCAGTAGGTAAGgcttaaaaatttaaattgaccctatgttccagtagaactatatgaaatagaaaaaataatagaaaaaaaaaaaaaaaaaaaaaaaaaagaatctggaaccacctacagcctgtagtgcgatttgcaaaaatccacagctcccagTTCAGATGCTCCAATCATGGCcagggggtgtctaactgcatgtcaataactgctcatgcacacacattcattctcccttgtggggggagggggttagGAGAacgtttgggctttagcagaaaggggcgGGAGACAGCCACTGGTACACTGTGATATTGCTGTAATGCAGACAGGAAACCTATATAGAGCTGAAAGATTAGTCAATACCAAGGGGCTAAGCTTCGCTTCAAAACttgaacctccgatggcgccattttgttgctacaaagcgatcacctcctgttagcattccactgaccgccattttttttttacgtcacttgacagcgaataactttacatctaaagcgtttaaagactatatatgtccgttgtttatttctaaagaaacacaacaatgtataaaaggctccattaccttgtagctcacgttatggctccgtagcagacgcttttataaaaataggctaacgattgtgtcataaccaagtgccttactgtcgcacagtagaggaattacagtatagtacaggagaagctcgcaggcagtttcgacttacattagctgtttagttttaattactaatgttaactagcatattagttagcaataattagcctgtgcttaagttatctccttacatatacctacactctccgtctctgtaagattgggaatgattgagatttctcttgtcacagctaccaggagacttacaactttcagacacgttgctcacgtcacatttacgttgtctctgtcagtcggaggctgcgcagtaaagcaagagatcaccggaaaagtgcttctaatagccttcactggtctccgtccagagcaacggggtctattggtccattgtatatatgtcaatggtcgaTACCAACCATTCTCTTGTTCCATCTTCTTCAGGATTAGCAGTTTTTCGTTGTCTTACATGGCAGAAAATCTATAATTTTGAGGTTTTGATTGGATTGTTGGTTggaaaaaacagacattttaaaagtgtCACATTGGACTGTGGAAAACTGTAGAGAATATTGTtcattattttctgacattttatagaccaatcaATAAATCAACCTAATAAGCAGATTATGTGAtagtgaaaataattgttagtagCAGCCCTACACTGATACCTTCCCTCATCCAAATCCCTCACCTAATTCattctttcattttcttcttttgctcCCCCTCTtgctctccatctgtctctcatCAGTCCTCGCAGCATGTGGTTGGAGCCACGGGCGTTGTAGGATGAAGAGCCCGGCGCACCGCACCAGGGACATTGAGAGGCAAGCTGGCTACCTGAGGCCTGAGCACTGCGCCCCTCCCCCGCTCCGCACCGGCTCTGACACCATGTGGTTCATCCGTGATGGCTGCGGCATTGTGTGCGGCGTCATCACCTGGTTCCTGGTCTTCTATGCCGAGTTTGTGGTGGTGTTCGTCATGCTGCTGCCTGCCAAGAACGTGATCTACAGCCTCTTCAATGGGGTGATCTTCAACGGCCTCGCCTTCCTCGCCCTCGCTTCTCATGCCAAGGCGATGTGTACAGACCCGGTCAGTCAGATTAGGTTACTTTTATAAAAACTGAATCATGGACAGTTTGTTGAATCCTTACATTCCATGTACACATGTATTCCAGTATCTATTGGAACCCACTGCTATTTATTACCCGGGGCCCCCTACTGGCTTAATCCTGCCctaattgtaattgttttattgttatgtTTTATTCTAGTTTCAACTTTTGGTCGAGTGATGAAGCCAAACCACACTTTTTTCACACAAGTAAATTGTTTTTGCTGACAAATTTCCGTCCTTCCATCCAGGAAAcactttttattcatttttttcctctctcaggGAGCCGTGCCTAAAGGGAACGCTACCAAAGAATTCATCGAAAGCCTGCAGCTCAAACCAGGACAGGTTGTGTACAAGTGTCCCAAGTGCTGCAGCATAAAGCCTGACAGAGCTCACCACTGCAGGTACAGCactctgtgtgaatgtgtagaTTGTAGGGAAGATTACAAACTCTGCAACTTTTTAAGATGTGGGTCTGGGCAATGAGAGTGTTTTGCTGAAGTCTGCACCCTGGAGAAAGTCCTGAGGACTCCTCTTCTcgtctgtgtttgtttctgcaCCGGTGGTTCTCCTGCCTCccctgtgtgtttttatgtagcATTTCCCTGCAGACTTTGCAGGTGGATGATGAGGAGTTCCTTGTTCTGTGGCAGCTCAATGGTTTTCCTGGGATCTTGAGGGATGAAAAGCACAATAACACTGTAGTAAACTAGTGAGTCATACTGTCTCAGGGGGAAAAAATGGGTGTCAGTTTGAATGAAATTATTTTTATGAGTCATTCTTGTGGGTGGTTCAGATGATACACTGCAATGATACTCTTGTCCTTAATGACCAATCACAATAACATATTACACACAAGacggcagttttttttttaaatgtagattTGCTCAGAAAGCGTGTTAACAAAGCACACTGTTAGATCATAGATGACTTTCTGCTTTGTCAGATGATAGATTGTGAGTTGTCAGACATTACTTGAGTTGTCAACCAGATGCAATTCTGCGAGATGAATAAcgccactcactcactcactcactcactcagtcagtcagtgcactcactcactcagtcaGTGCACTCACTCAGTCagtgcactcactcactcactcactcactcactcactcactcactcactcactcacactaaCAGACACAGTCCACCATGACTGAGAGCAGTCGGTGTCAACACACTGCTAAAGGTGGACTGACAgactgtgtgtatgttgttttcaggttgttgttttttttactccgtTAATTGATAAATATACTCAATATCCAGATTGTTTTTGGCCCAAAATGGCATAGTTTGCCTGCATTATTTTTATTCCATTTCAACATCTTTCTCTTAACCTTTATGCATCTGTGTCCACAGTGTGTGTAAACGCTGCATCAAAAAGATGGACCACCACTGTCCCTGGGTGAACAACTGTGTCGGAGAGAACAACCAGAAATACTTTGTGCTCTTCACAGTGAGTCTTTGAACACCGGAGCCCAGATGTTACTACGCAAAAATAAtcatcatactgtatatgtttgaaGCTCTCTTATTGTTCACACCACTTTTAAAATAAGCCGGTACAAGAGAACACAGAACATGATGGACATGAaggacacaaaacaaacaaaagaaagcaaaataacaaaagaaaacaaaataaatgagtaGTTTATGTAGTATAGCCTATATAAATAACTTTTAAAATGGGTTAAACATAACTGACAAAATAACAGGGTCATTCTCACATTAACTATAATGCTGTCCCCATACCTCACATCTGTACCTGCCTCTTACActgtatacattatatttattactgtatgtatCTTAATAATTATACAACCCTAATTTGAATCTTATAAGTATAAAATATAGTTTAACAgagataaaaacattttttttttaaatgaaacatttGAGGTAATTTTTGTTGTGATTATGATTATTTTAACACTAAATCTATgctctccccccccccatctaGATGTATATTGCACTAATATCCTTCCATGCGCTAATGTTGGTGGccttccattttgttttctgcttTGAAGAAGACTGGACAAGTAAGTGATATACTGATGTAGTGGCTGCTAAATTTCCAAATTCACTTAGGGACTGTACTGTTTTACCACCATCCAACTTCATGTGCAAATATAGATGATTATACCCCAAAGAGAATCATTGGGATAGAAAATGGAAAGCTGCACACGTACACTGATTTATTAACGTTGTAGTGCCAGAATTTAccataattatttatttgtttatcttCTGGTATAGCTGACTGTATCATTAAATAACCTGGGCCATTTTAGCAAGACGCTTAACTCCCATTTTGTAGCTGTACGGTTTCCCACAGGTAACAAAGTCTTCTTTTTAACATGCCATATCTTTGGCTCTCCCTCTCCAGAGTGCAGTAACTTCTCTCCCCCAGCAACTGtcgtcctcctcatcctcctctgctTTGAGGGTCTCCTCTTTCTGATCTTCACTGCAGTCATGTTTGGGACCCAGGTCCACTCCATCTGCAGCGACGAGACGGTGAGTGAAAACAGCAGTCATTTTACAACCGTATCACTCATCTTTGACATGAATTATTGGTAGGTCCTTCTGTCGTTTTATATAGCAGTTCTGACttcttttacattacatgtcatttagctgatgcttttatccaaagcgacttacaattgctatatatcagaggttgcacacctctggagcaactaggggttaaatgtcttgctcagggacacattggttgatgtattgcagtgggaatcgaatCTGTTAACTAAATCAGAGCACAGATGTAAGCAGGAGCAGGTAATTCTCTCACTGTATAGCTTACAGGTAGGTTGAGATTAGTGCATTTCCTCATAACTTATCCGCTCAAACCACCCACGACAATGACTCGGTGTTATAATATTCACtacaaagagtgtgtgtgtgtgtgtgtgtgtgtgtgtgtgtgtgtgtgtgtgtgtgtgtgtgtgtgtgtgtgtgtgtgtgtgtgtgtgtgtgtgtgtgtgtgtgtgtgtgtgtgtgtgtgtgtgtgtgtgtgtgtgtgtgtgtgtgtgtgtgtgtgtgtgtgtgtgtgtgtgtgtgtgtgtgtgtgtgtgtgtgtgtgtgtgtgtgtgtgtgtgtgtgtgtgagatcagaAAATGCTTGGAGTGAGTCACCCTAACCTCGATTTAAGACCTTTGAGAGAATATTGAAAGATTACAAAACATGCGTCATTTTTAATCCTCTTACACAGCTATATGTTCAGCTTTGAGCATGAATCAGGGCTGGAGACTCGCATCTTCTCATGTTTCTTAAATCTTATATATCTGCAGGGTATCGAACAGCTTAAGAAGGAGGAGAGACGATGGGCCAAAAGGTCAAAATGGATGAATATGAAGGTGGTGTTTGGTCATCCGTTCTCTATAGCCTGGCTGAACCCCTTTGCAACACCCGACCACGGCAAGGCAGACTTGTACCAGTACATTGTGTGAAAGCTGGAAGCCTAGCTgagctctgctgctgaggacTTCCTGGTCTGCCCTCCTATTGGCTGGACCTAAATGAGCATGAACTCCTCTTTACCACTTCTACATTTTCTTTCGTGCACGGATATTAcgtttattgatatttgaggGTATCCTGTTGTAAGCTACGTTgtcaaaatgtttcttttttaaaaacctttttatttttttgtttccctCATGGTGTCAACTGAGAATAATGAGCTGttgctgtacaaaaaaaacaagaaagaaaacctATCAAACTAAGCAGCGACAACTCAATACAAAGCACTTAAGAGTTGGCGAGACGACACCAACAGACTG
This window encodes:
- the zdhhc3b gene encoding palmitoyltransferase ZDHHC3, whose translation is MKSPAHRTRDIERQAGYLRPEHCAPPPLRTGSDTMWFIRDGCGIVCGVITWFLVFYAEFVVVFVMLLPAKNVIYSLFNGVIFNGLAFLALASHAKAMCTDPGAVPKGNATKEFIESLQLKPGQVVYKCPKCCSIKPDRAHHCSVCKRCIKKMDHHCPWVNNCVGENNQKYFVLFTMYIALISFHALMLVAFHFVFCFEEDWTKCSNFSPPATVVLLILLCFEGLLFLIFTAVMFGTQVHSICSDETGIEQLKKEERRWAKRSKWMNMKVVFGHPFSIAWLNPFATPDHGKADLYQYIV